From Longimicrobiales bacterium, the proteins below share one genomic window:
- a CDS encoding fumarate reductase/succinate dehydrogenase flavoprotein subunit, translating into MELNAKIPSGPIDAKWDRHRFELKLVNPANKRKYTVIVVGSGLAGAAASATMAELGYNVHCFCFQDSPRRAHSIAAQGGINAAKNYQADGDSVRRLFYDTVKGGDFRAREANVYRLAEISLNIIDQCVAQGVPFAREYGGNLANRSFGGAQVSRTFYARGQTGQQLLLGAYQALEKEVRSGKVKMHTRHEMLDLVLIDGRARGIVTRDLVSGAIESWAADAVVLATGGYANVFFLSTNAKGSNVTSIWRAHRRGAGFANPSFTQIHPTCIPPSGDYQSKLTLMSESLRNDGRIWVPVEPGDKRPPNEIPDAERDYYLERHYPSFGNLAPRDIASRRAKEAVDEGRGVGPSGVGVYLDFRDSIARLGRNVIAERYGNLFDMYANITGENPYEVPMRIYPAPHYTMGGLWVDYNLMSTIPGLHVAGEANFSDHGANRLGASALMQGLADGYFILPLTIGDYLARTKQDDLDTTHPAFADVEREVAEKADRLLSINGSRTVNDFHRELGALMWEYCGMARSAEGLRTALQRIPELREQFWADVRVPGSAATLNQSLEHAGRVADFLEFAELMCYDALDRDESCGGHFRVEHQTSEGEARRNDEQYAHASVWEFTGVGNEPRKHREELTFENVQLAQRSYK; encoded by the coding sequence ATGGAGCTGAACGCAAAGATTCCTTCCGGACCCATCGACGCGAAGTGGGACCGGCACCGGTTCGAGCTGAAGCTGGTCAACCCCGCGAACAAGCGTAAGTACACGGTTATTGTGGTCGGATCCGGCCTCGCCGGGGCGGCAGCCTCAGCCACCATGGCCGAGCTCGGCTACAACGTCCATTGCTTCTGCTTCCAGGACTCGCCGCGCCGGGCGCACAGCATCGCCGCGCAGGGCGGCATCAACGCGGCAAAGAACTACCAGGCCGACGGCGACAGCGTGCGCCGCCTGTTCTATGACACCGTCAAGGGTGGTGACTTCCGGGCACGTGAAGCGAACGTGTACCGACTGGCGGAGATCAGTCTCAACATCATCGATCAGTGTGTGGCGCAGGGCGTACCCTTCGCGCGGGAGTACGGCGGTAATCTGGCGAACCGCTCGTTCGGTGGAGCACAGGTGTCGCGTACGTTCTATGCACGCGGCCAGACGGGCCAGCAGCTGCTGCTCGGTGCCTATCAGGCGCTGGAGAAGGAAGTGCGGAGCGGCAAGGTGAAGATGCACACGCGCCACGAGATGCTCGACCTCGTGCTGATCGACGGGCGTGCGCGCGGCATCGTCACGCGCGACCTTGTGAGCGGCGCCATCGAGTCGTGGGCGGCAGACGCCGTCGTGCTTGCCACCGGCGGGTACGCCAACGTGTTCTTCCTGTCGACCAACGCGAAGGGCAGCAACGTCACGTCCATCTGGCGCGCGCACCGCCGTGGCGCCGGCTTTGCCAATCCGAGCTTCACGCAGATCCACCCGACGTGTATCCCGCCCAGTGGCGATTATCAGTCGAAGCTCACGCTGATGAGCGAATCGCTCCGCAATGACGGGCGCATCTGGGTACCGGTCGAGCCAGGCGACAAACGCCCGCCGAACGAGATCCCGGATGCCGAGCGCGACTACTACCTCGAGCGACACTACCCGAGCTTCGGCAACCTCGCCCCGCGCGACATCGCGTCACGCCGTGCGAAGGAGGCTGTCGACGAGGGACGCGGCGTCGGGCCGTCGGGTGTGGGTGTGTATCTCGACTTCCGCGACTCGATCGCGCGCCTCGGTCGGAATGTCATCGCCGAGCGGTACGGCAACCTGTTCGACATGTACGCGAACATTACGGGGGAAAATCCGTACGAGGTGCCCATGCGGATCTACCCGGCGCCGCATTACACGATGGGCGGGCTGTGGGTCGACTACAACCTGATGAGCACGATTCCGGGTCTGCACGTCGCCGGTGAAGCGAACTTCTCCGATCACGGCGCGAACCGGCTCGGTGCCAGTGCGCTCATGCAGGGTCTGGCCGACGGCTACTTCATCCTGCCGCTCACCATCGGTGACTACCTCGCGCGCACGAAGCAGGATGACCTCGACACGACGCATCCGGCATTTGCTGATGTCGAGCGCGAAGTCGCGGAGAAGGCAGATCGCCTTCTCTCCATCAACGGCAGCCGCACCGTGAACGACTTCCATCGTGAGCTCGGCGCGCTCATGTGGGAGTACTGCGGCATGGCCCGCTCCGCGGAAGGCCTGCGCACGGCGCTACAGCGGATCCCGGAGCTGCGCGAGCAGTTCTGGGCGGATGTGCGCGTGCCGGGCAGCGCGGCCACGCTCAATCAGTCGCTCGAGCACGCCGGCCGGGTCGCCGACTTCCTCGAGTTCGCCGAGCTCATGTGTTACGACGCGCTCGACCGCGACGAGTCGTGCGGCGGTCATTTTCGCGTGGAGCATCAGACATCGGAAGGTGAGGCACGCCGCAACGACGAGCAGTACGCGCACGCGAGCGTGTGGGAGTTCACGGGGGTCGGCAACGAGCCCAGGAAGCATCGCGAGGAGCTGACGTTCGAGAACGTTCAGCTTGCGCAGCGCAGCTACAAGTGA
- the moaA gene encoding GTP 3',8-cyclase MoaA: MSGNPAADGMRDGFGRRIEYLRISVTDKCNLRCVYCMPEEGLPWLGRSEILTYEEIARIVSDMAGMGLRRVRLTGGEPLVRKDLPQLVSMLRAIDGIDDIALSTNAVLLPKLARPLRDAGVNRVNISLDSLRPDRVDALARRPGSHAAIFDGLRAAEDAGFSPIKVNAVIMRGRNDDEIEDFARITLERPWHVRFIEVMPVGENLGISAAEYVSSFEMLERLRRIGDLTPVAGPAGNGPATYFEFAGAAGTVGVITPMSHNYCDRCNRMRLTANGRLRPCLFGDLETDLRTPLRAGEPLEPLIRRTLEIKPERHHLVQGSAAGSGGLRALSQVGG, from the coding sequence ATGAGCGGGAATCCGGCGGCAGACGGCATGCGCGACGGCTTCGGCCGGCGCATCGAGTATCTGCGGATCTCGGTCACGGACAAGTGCAACCTGCGCTGCGTCTACTGCATGCCGGAGGAGGGGCTGCCCTGGCTCGGGCGCTCTGAGATCCTCACGTACGAGGAGATCGCCCGCATTGTGAGCGACATGGCCGGCATGGGCCTGCGCCGCGTACGGCTGACCGGCGGCGAGCCGCTCGTCCGCAAGGACCTCCCGCAGCTCGTGTCCATGCTGCGCGCGATCGATGGCATAGACGACATCGCCCTTTCCACCAACGCCGTGCTCCTGCCGAAGCTCGCCCGGCCCCTGAGGGACGCCGGTGTGAACCGCGTGAACATCTCGCTCGACTCGCTGCGGCCGGACCGCGTGGACGCCCTCGCCCGCAGACCCGGCTCGCACGCAGCCATCTTCGATGGCCTGCGCGCCGCCGAGGACGCCGGCTTCTCACCGATCAAGGTGAACGCCGTCATCATGCGCGGGCGTAACGATGACGAGATCGAGGACTTTGCGCGCATCACACTCGAGCGTCCCTGGCACGTGCGGTTCATCGAGGTCATGCCGGTCGGTGAGAACCTCGGGATCAGCGCGGCGGAGTACGTGTCATCATTCGAGATGCTGGAGCGCCTGCGCCGCATCGGCGACCTGACGCCCGTCGCGGGACCCGCCGGCAATGGTCCAGCCACCTATTTCGAGTTCGCCGGGGCGGCCGGGACTGTGGGCGTGATCACGCCCATGAGTCACAACTATTGCGACCGCTGCAACCGGATGCGCCTCACCGCCAACGGCCGACTGCGGCCCTGCCTGTTCGGCGACCTCGAGACCGACCTGCGCACGCCCCTTCGCGCCGGTGAGCCACTCGAGCCTCTGATTCGGCGCACCCTCGAGATCAAGCCCGAACGGCATCACCTCGTGCAGGGAAGTGCAGCCGGCTCCGGCGGCCTGCGCGCCCTGTCGCAGGTCGGTGGCTGA
- a CDS encoding succinate dehydrogenase cytochrome b subunit encodes MRRVFSLWDSTVGKKIMMATTGVILIGFVVGHMIGNLKVYQGAEAFNHYAEGLRTFGAPFFGHGQLLWIIRIVLLVAVLVHILAAVQLVLRSRKARRVGYRKYEGDMVFSYASRTMTWGGLIILGFVVYHLMHLTFGNAHPDFIPGNAYHNFVAGFQSWPVSVAYILTMIPLGFHLYHGFWSMLQTFGATNPKMNHVRRPIAAVLAGAVVLGNISFPVAVLAGLVGY; translated from the coding sequence ATGCGGCGGGTGTTTTCACTGTGGGATTCGACGGTCGGCAAGAAGATCATGATGGCGACCACGGGCGTCATCCTGATCGGCTTCGTCGTCGGTCACATGATCGGCAACCTCAAGGTGTACCAGGGTGCCGAAGCGTTCAATCACTACGCCGAGGGTCTGCGGACCTTCGGCGCGCCGTTTTTCGGGCATGGACAGCTGCTCTGGATCATCCGCATCGTCCTGCTGGTCGCGGTCCTCGTCCACATCCTGGCCGCGGTTCAGCTCGTTCTGCGGAGCAGGAAGGCGCGCAGAGTGGGCTACCGGAAGTACGAAGGCGACATGGTCTTCAGCTACGCGTCGCGCACAATGACCTGGGGTGGCCTCATCATACTCGGGTTCGTCGTCTATCACCTGATGCACCTGACATTCGGTAATGCGCATCCCGACTTCATACCGGGTAACGCATACCACAATTTCGTCGCGGGATTCCAGAGCTGGCCGGTATCCGTCGCCTACATTCTCACGATGATCCCGCTCGGCTTCCATCTCTATCACGGCTTCTGGAGCATGCTCCAGACGTTCGGTGCGACGAACCCGAAGATGAACCACGTCCGCCGCCCGATCGCGGCCGTTCTGGCGGGCGCGGTCGTGCTCGGCAACATCTCCTTCCCGGTCGCCGTGCTGGCCGGGCTCGTGGGCTACTGA
- the mdh gene encoding malate dehydrogenase has protein sequence MVNKITVVGAGNVGATAAQGLARRELAREVVMIDIMEGVPQGKGLDQWESAPIEGWDARVRGTNSYDDTAGSDLVVVTAGIARKPGMSREDLLKTNAGIVRDVSENIKRSSPDAIVIMVSNPLDVMAHVCMTTTGFPRERVIGMAGVLDTARYRSFIALELDISVEDIQALVLGGHGDTMVPLASYTTVSGIPLSQLLSKDRIDALVDRARTGGAEIVGLLKTGSAYYAPAAAVVQMAEAIVRDKKRVLPCSAWLQGEFGMKDIFLGVPCKLGRGGLEKVIEVDLTSDEKAALGKSADAVRETMALLS, from the coding sequence ATGGTCAACAAGATTACGGTCGTCGGTGCTGGGAACGTGGGCGCGACGGCCGCGCAGGGACTCGCGCGCCGGGAACTGGCGCGCGAAGTCGTCATGATCGACATCATGGAAGGCGTGCCGCAGGGCAAAGGCCTGGACCAGTGGGAGTCGGCACCGATCGAGGGCTGGGATGCGCGCGTGCGCGGCACCAACAGCTACGACGATACGGCCGGCTCCGACCTGGTCGTCGTGACAGCCGGCATCGCGCGCAAGCCGGGCATGAGCCGCGAGGATCTGCTGAAGACGAACGCCGGCATCGTCCGCGACGTGTCAGAGAACATCAAACGCAGCTCGCCGGACGCCATCGTGATCATGGTCTCCAATCCGCTCGACGTCATGGCCCACGTGTGCATGACGACGACCGGCTTTCCGCGTGAGCGCGTGATCGGCATGGCGGGAGTGCTCGACACCGCGCGCTACCGTTCGTTCATCGCCCTCGAGCTCGACATCAGCGTCGAGGACATCCAGGCACTCGTGCTTGGCGGCCACGGCGACACCATGGTGCCGCTCGCTTCCTACACGACGGTGAGCGGCATCCCCCTCTCGCAGCTGCTCTCAAAGGACCGCATCGATGCCCTCGTCGACCGCGCCCGCACGGGCGGCGCGGAGATCGTCGGCCTGCTCAAGACCGGCAGCGCGTATTACGCGCCCGCCGCCGCAGTGGTGCAGATGGCGGAAGCCATCGTGCGCGACAAGAAGCGCGTGCTGCCGTGCTCGGCCTGGCTGCAGGGCGAGTTCGGCATGAAGGACATCTTCCTCGGCGTCCCGTGCAAGCTCGGACGTGGCGGCCTGGAGAAGGTGATCGAGGTGGATCTCACGAGTGATGAGAAGGCAGCCCTCGGCAAGTCCGCCGATGCGGTGCGCGAGACCATGGCTCTGCTCAGCTGA
- a CDS encoding succinate dehydrogenase/fumarate reductase iron-sulfur subunit → MRLKLHVWRQSGPGDAGRFEDYVAEDVSEHMSFLEMLDVVNERLIGEGRDPIAFDHDCREGICGSCGFMINGEPHGPLPRTTVCQLHMRNYRDGDELWIEPWRATAFPVLRDLVVDRSPFDRIVQAGGYISVRTGSAPDANNIPVPKANADLAMDAAECIACGACVAACPNASAMLFTGAKVTHLGVLPQGQPERYTRVVEMVAIHDEEGFGHCTNHGACQTACPKGIKVDYIAHLNADLRKARFRHPAG, encoded by the coding sequence ATGAGGCTGAAACTGCATGTGTGGCGGCAGAGCGGACCCGGCGACGCGGGACGCTTCGAGGACTACGTCGCCGAGGACGTTTCGGAGCACATGTCGTTCCTCGAGATGCTCGATGTCGTGAACGAGCGCCTCATCGGGGAAGGCAGGGACCCGATCGCGTTCGATCACGACTGCCGTGAAGGTATCTGCGGGTCCTGCGGCTTCATGATCAACGGCGAGCCGCACGGGCCGCTGCCCCGTACGACGGTCTGCCAGCTCCACATGCGCAACTACCGTGATGGCGATGAGCTGTGGATCGAGCCGTGGCGCGCCACCGCTTTCCCGGTGTTGCGCGACCTGGTCGTGGACCGCAGCCCGTTCGACCGGATCGTCCAGGCGGGCGGCTACATCTCGGTTCGCACGGGCAGCGCCCCGGATGCGAACAATATCCCCGTCCCCAAGGCCAACGCAGACCTGGCGATGGACGCCGCCGAATGCATCGCCTGCGGCGCCTGCGTCGCCGCCTGCCCGAACGCGTCCGCCATGCTCTTTACCGGCGCCAAGGTGACCCACCTCGGCGTCCTGCCGCAGGGGCAGCCGGAGCGGTACACTCGCGTCGTCGAGATGGTCGCCATCCACGACGAAGAGGGCTTCGGCCATTGCACCAACCACGGCGCGTGTCAGACCGCGTGCCCCAAAGGCATCAAGGTGGATTATATCGCGCACCTGAACGCTG